One Halichoerus grypus chromosome 1, mHalGry1.hap1.1, whole genome shotgun sequence genomic region harbors:
- the KCNMB3 gene encoding calcium-activated potassium channel subunit beta-3 yields MFPFLYELIEISSSYFLQRTAFSVSGRNRNIDHNDGDLPDVHKKLPSSAGEDRAMLLGFAMMGFSVLMFFLFGITILKPFLLSTQREESNCTIIHTHIMDDWMDCAFTCGMDCRGQGKYPCLQLFVNLTHSGQKALLHYNEEAVQINSKCFYTPKGHRDRNDLLNSALDIKEFFDHKNGTPFSCFYSPESQFEDVILIKKYDQMVIFHCLFWPVLTLLGGALIVGMVRLTQYLSLLCEKYSTAHRDEVGGKVPYMEQHRFKLWSVGRSQERGREISRWWPD; encoded by the exons ATGTTCCCATTTCTCTATGAGCTTATTGAAATCTCTTCTTCCTACTTCCTCCAAAGGACAGCCTTTTCTGTCTCAGGGAGGAATAGAAATATAGACCACAATGATGGAGACCTCCCAGATGTGCACAAGAAGCTGCCCTCCAGTGCTGGAGAGGACCGAGCCATGCTGCTAGGGTTTGCAATGATGGGCTTCTCTGTCCTCATGTTCTTCTTGTTTGGAATCACCATCCTAAAGCCTTTCTTGCTCAG CACTCAGAGAGAAGAATCAAACTGCACTATCATCCACACTCATATCATGGATGACTGGATGGACTGTGCTTTCACCTGTGGTATGGACTGCCGAGGCCAGGGCAAGTACCCATGTCTTCAGCTGTTTGTGAACCTCACGCATTCAGGTCAGAAAGCTCTCCTACATTATAATGAAGAAGCTGTCCAGATAAACTCCAAG TGCTTTTACACACCCAAAGGCCACCGAGACAGGAATGATTTGCTCAACAGTGCTCTGGACATAAAGGAATTCTTCGATCACAAAAATGGGACACCCTTTTCATGTTTCTACAGCCCAGAGAGCCAATTTGAAGATGTCATTCTCATAAAAAAGTATGACCAAATGGTTATCTTCCACTGTTTATTCTGGCCAGTGCTGACTCTGCTAGGTGGTGCCCTGATTGTTGGCATGGTGAGATTAACACAGTACCTGTCTCTACTGTGTGAGAAATATAGCACTGCACACAGAGATGAGGTAGGTGGCAAAGTACCTTATATGGAACAGCATCGATTCAAACTGTGGAGTGTGGGGAGGAGccaagaaaggggcagagaaatcTCACGATGGTGGCCAGATTAA